A part of Rattus norvegicus strain BN/NHsdMcwi chromosome 4, GRCr8, whole genome shotgun sequence genomic DNA contains:
- the N4bp1l1 gene encoding NEDD4-binding protein 1-like, with translation MILQRLERPTAGEAREQEVLKCEPVVPDKIEAEDRQPIEHKAPPLTDLTEAGSPSALSFPAAREQRPENGLQEQTGITGPNNRKPDCAEATPSCSSPHLKPNAPQTDPALLPQHLTSHTDARLARPCDHIYSSITRDQRFQDILKIPYQLDLRNEPAREDLKHIVIDGSNVAMAHGLNKFMLYLAEKTVGIIVTNDNFREIVTESVSWREIIARRLLQYTFVGDIFMAPDDPLGRHGPRLEEFLQREDFLLHLPPKLDAQSDVRTFGHTIQSHNIQGAQASLVAPPRTRILQRKAL, from the exons ATGATATTACAAAGGCTTGAAAGACCAACCGCAGGGGAagcaagagaacaggaagtgcttaAATGTGAACCTGTGGTGCCTGATAAAATCGAGGCTGAAGACAGACAGCCCATTGAACATAAAGCACCCCCTCTTACGGACCTTACTGAGGCAGGTTCACCATCTGCACTATCTTTCCCAGCGGCCCGGGAACAGAGGCCTGAAAATGGTTTGCAAGAGCAAACAGGAATTACAGGTCCGAATAATAGGAAGCCGGATTGTGCAGAGGCTACTCCCTCTTGCAGCTCTCCACACCTCAAGCCAAACGCTCCCCAAACGGACCCAGCGCTGCTGCCCCAGCACTTAACTTCACATACTGATGCAAGATTGGCCCGACCCTGCGATCACATCTATTCCTCCATTACCCGGGATCAAAGATTTCAAGATATTCTGAAAATACCATACCAGCTGGACTTAAGAAATGAACCAGCCAGAGAAGATCTGAAGCATATCGTTATAGATGGCAGTAATGTTGCAATGGCCCATGGTCTGAACAA GTTCATGCTCTACTTAGCAGAAAAGACTGTAGGCATCATTGTAACCAATGACAACTTTAGAGAGATTGTGACCGAGTCCGTCTCCTGGAGAGAAATTATCGCAAGAAGGCTGCTTCAGTACACTTTTGTGGGGGACATATTTATGGCTCCTGACGACCCTCTGGGAAGACATGGACCTCGGCTCGAAGAATTTCTTCAAAGGGAGGACTTTCTTCTACACTTGCCTCCAAAACTCGATGCCCAGTCAGATGTGCGCACATTTGGCCACACCATCCAAAGCCACAATATCCAGGGAGCCCAAGCAAGCCTTGTTGCTCCACCCAGGACCAGGATTCTGCAGAGAAAAGCGCTCTGA